In Bifidobacterium scardovii JCM 12489 = DSM 13734, the genomic stretch TCGAGCCGCTCGAGGAGGCCCTGAAGGCCGCCCGCAAGGCCATCGAGGCCCTGCCCGCCGAATCCCAGCGGTGAGCTGACCTGAGCTGACCGTTTCGTTTTCCTGTTTCATATCGGCGTATGGCCCGTCGAACGCATCGCGTATCGCTGCGTTCGACGGGCCATACGTTTCGGATCATGCGTTTGTTGACCCCGCTCGTCGTCCCGGTCTGTTCCCGACTATGTGAATTTGCGGAAAAGTGCAGAAAACTCGCATTTGAAATTACTGAAAAGTGCAGAAATCACTGATTTGAAATTGAGGAAAAATGTGATTCAGGATATCATCAAACTAGGTGTGGCATGAAAGGCGGGCGCTGATGGCATTGAAACGCAAGGCATATGAACGCTTTGAGTTCTGGAAGCGGAACAAGTCGAAGCAGGCGTTGCTGGTAACCGGGGCTCGTCAGGTCGGCAAGACGTATCTGGTTCGCGAGCTCATGCAGTCCCATTATCCGAATTCCGTGGAGATCAACCTTGCCGACGATGCCGCCGCACGCAGATCATTCGAGGCGGCCACCGATGCCGATGACCTGATGCTCAGAATTTCCGTGGCGGCGGATGCGCATTTGGTGCCGCATGAGACGGCGATTTTCCTCGATGAGATCCAGGAATGCCCCAATGTGATGGAACATATCAAACTGCTCGTGGACAGAGGGGAATACGACTTCATACTGTCCGGTTCCTTGCTTGGCGTGAAATTGGAAGGTGCGGACTCGCTGCCTGGCGGATATCTGACCCAAGTGGAGATGTTCCCCCTTGATTTCGAGGAATTCTGCTGGGCGAACGGACTGCCCGAGGCGGCTTGGGACGGGGCCTGCAAGGCGTTCGTGTCACGCACGCCCGTTCCGGATTTCATCCATGAGAAGTTGCTGAAGCTGTTCCATCGTTACTTGTTGGTGGGAGGCATGCCGGATGCGGTGAATGCGTTCCTTGGCAGCGGCGTCATCGATCAGGTGCGTGTGTCGCAATCGGAGATCATCCGCGTCTACAAACGCGATATCGCCAAGTACGCGCCCAAGGAGAACCGGCTGGTCATTCAGAACATCTATGACTTGATACCCAGCGAATTGACCGGAACCAGCAAACGCTTTAAATTCAGTTCGATTGAGAACGTGAAGCGATTCGATCAGGTGACCGACGAGTTCCTATGGCTTATTAATGCGGGCGTGGCCATCGCCACCTATAATGCTTCGGAACCCAGGCATCCATTGCTCATTGCAAAGAACGACAGCAGATTCAAGTTGTTCTATTCCGATGTGGGTCTTTTGACCAGCACATTCATTAAACGAGCCTCCATCGATCTGCTCGATGGCGG encodes the following:
- a CDS encoding ATP-binding protein; translated protein: MALKRKAYERFEFWKRNKSKQALLVTGARQVGKTYLVRELMQSHYPNSVEINLADDAAARRSFEAATDADDLMLRISVAADAHLVPHETAIFLDEIQECPNVMEHIKLLVDRGEYDFILSGSLLGVKLEGADSLPGGYLTQVEMFPLDFEEFCWANGLPEAAWDGACKAFVSRTPVPDFIHEKLLKLFHRYLLVGGMPDAVNAFLGSGVIDQVRVSQSEIIRVYKRDIAKYAPKENRLVIQNIYDLIPSELTGTSKRFKFSSIENVKRFDQVTDEFLWLINAGVAIATYNASEPRHPLLIAKNDSRFKLFYSDVGLLTSTFIKRASIDLLDGGTNMNVGGVYENAVAQELNTHGLSTYYCASKRMGELDFVTERADGGVIMFEVKSGSSYRTHASLTNALNVANNGIDEAYVLAETNVEVSGPVVYLPIYMVSMFHFGD